The DNA window AGCTTGTTTCATACCGTGATCATCATTTGTCCCAGAaagttgttgttgctgttgatgTTGATGAGGGTATGTGAAGCATATGTATGCATGTGGAATTTGCTATTTGAGTTTTCACTACGTGAATTATTAAGTTCTAGTGCAGAATCTTGACTACCTTCCAATTTAAATATGTATATCTGTTTAAATATGCAAGGCGTAATGCTGTGCTGGATGTctgtcttttcttttctttttttttattttcgaaagaTGATTGAAGAATTAAGTCAAATTACCTCCCTTGGTGCATGAAACGGTCAGAATATCATGCATAGTTCAAAGCTACAAGTATCTcttaaatgtatatttgtttaAATGATGCTTGGTCAATGTATGAGTAGAACATTCTTTCtgcaactctctctctctctctctctctctctctgtggtGTTAGATgctaatttgaataattatcgGAAATCTTAGAAATGTGTAGAGGCTGGAGATTGAAAAATGATGCAAGCAGAGAAATTTCTTGTATCACTGAAAAACCCCTATAATTCCCCTGTGGTTTTTGCTGATAGTCTGCAGTTTTCTTTTCTCACTTCCTTATTATGCTGAACTATATGATTATTCACTTTTGTTATCTCTGGTGCATATTCTTTtcatctgtttttttttttaattattataagcaGTATTAGGGAACTTTGTGTCAGCTCTCAACAAGTTCATTGCTGATCGGTATTCATCTAGTTATTCAGTTTCTGAGTATCACGTCTACGAGTTTTGCAAGGTATCATTTGTTGCCTGCTCTGGCAATTCTGTACACATTCATTTCAAGTACTTAAACCCTGGAATTATTTATAGTTTTAAATTAACATCAATTGAGTACAATTTGCATGTTCTTCCATATGCTCTTTTTTTTGTTCCCTATATTCACCCGCGttgtttcttttaaaatataaatatgatgtTGCACTGAAATTATAATGTAGCATTGTTTCTTTTCAACACTAGTATTGCGTGAATTCCTACCTCCGATATCAGGATTATTTGTGGGTACTTCATTTTGCTTTGGCGTTAATCTTCCAATTAGTGTCATGTAATCTACCATTGTATGCTTGGGTTTCTTATAATTTGGGGTGATCTGATCTCTCTCTTTCAGTTCCTTGTCGTATCAATTTCCCAACAGCCAATTTTCCCAACATATATTGGGTAGGGAATTCTTCTTTGCACGAGAGGGATCATTATTTTGATTGTACCCTTCAGTGCTATTAAAATAAGAAGTCACTGATGAAATTGTGTCTTCTTCTATGGCATTTAATCCATATGTTACCATGAACTTGTGCATTTTCCTGATTTCCTACGTGGACTCTGATGCACTCTTCATTTTTGTTTCAGATATGGAACTGTTCACGTGACGAAGGTATTATGCTATGAACAGTTTTTGCTACTCCATTTCTTATGAAAACTTGTGGATAAGAACATTTTTTCCTTCCCATAAATTTTTGCCAAGGTCCATGTATCATCTCTTGAGATCAGATCCCGTGTAAATCCGATTCTTAAGTGACTCATTCTGTTAGTTTTGGTTTCTAGATTGGCAATTTTTTGTTGAAGCAAGCCTAAATTCCGAGGCTTATCATACATTGCAGTCCTGATATGGctagtgaaatttttttatgcttcatgATGACTAATGCAGTTGTTTTCTGCAGCTGATATCCGTGTGCATGAGTTTTTTAAGACACCATATTTCAAGACAGGGATCCACCCTCTCCCAGGTGCTCAGAAGGCTATTCAGAAGTTATCAAGATTCTGTAGCCTATCAGTTGTAACGTATGTTTTTGGCATTGGACATTGTTCAAGCTGTCAAGGACTCTTGTCAGTATCAACTAACTTGTGCTTTTATTCTATCTTGATGTTTAGATCACGACAGAATGTGATTAAGGATCACACAATTCAGTGGATTGAGAAAAATTTTCCTGGATTGTTTCATGAGATTCACTTTGGTAACCACTTCGCTCTTGATGGAGTTTCAAGACCAAAGTCAGAGATTTGTAGGTATACCCTTTAAtcccttcactttttcttacccCAAGATTTGGATCCTTCCTTTAGCTGAAGCTGGAGATATCCAAGAGATTCTAAACAGGAAAATATCCGAATTCTCTTCTTCCCGTCTCAAGACGGAAGTGTTTATGATGTCCTACTTCGTAATTTCCTGTTGTACTGCCATTGACAGATCTCTAAATGCTAAAGTTCTTATTGATGATAACCCAAGATATGCGCTAGAATGTGCCGAAGCTGGAATTAGAGTTTTACTTTTTGATTATGAAAATTCATATCCTTGGGCCAAGAATGAGTCTGTTGATCAGCACCCCTTGGTGACCAAGGTCAAGAACTGGGGAGAAGTGGAACAACAATTGCTGTCATTGATATCTTCATAATAACATAAAATTCCTAAAGCAAGGACTTGTGGAGACCAATTCTGTGTGAAGTGCTGGACTAATTCTTGCCTGATATATAGCAGCCTAAAATATACCCCAATTAGAGGGTTATGGCCATAGCATAGGTTGAGGTTGAATAACTATAAATGATGAGATTGTATTCTTTTTCCCATTTTGAACAACAATGAAGAGTGAAACAGGTAGTTGTTCATTATAGTGGAAATTCTCATTACCTTACGATATGGATAACTAGGGAAGCCTTGAATGCAGAAGTGAACTTTCAAGTATAGGGTACTACTATAATTAAGGTTCCATGTTGACCATAAAATTGTAAGAGATAGTATGTTGGATAATGGTGATAAATGGAATAATACGCATTTGTCTTCATTAAAATCTTGGCTCTCTTCTACGTATCCCATATTATCTTTTTGGGATACAACCAACCATGTTCCTTTTGAAGTGGGTATTGCAGCATTGTGGTATGTTCACGTGGCTGACTCCATGCATGACTTGTTCTTTTGTACAAGTTCATTTACTTACGGAAATTATTTTAGTTCTGACCAAATACATCTTATACCTTAATCCGTGTAATGACTTTGAAATCCGTATCAAGAATGCATAAGCTATAAATGTTCAATTAATTTTGCTGCTGTTGAAATGAGAATCTGCTTGTAcaatgctttttttttcttccagtTAGGCTCAGAAGCTGGTTTACATAGTTCATTTCTGACATTTGTTTTATACAATGGCAGTGCTAATAGCTGTTATGCCAGAAATGCAGTGATTATTATAGTTGAAGTTATTTACATCGTAAATTGAACAGTATATGATGAGTCCTTTTATATAAAAAGAGTGACATTAGAACCCATCAAACACCAACTCCAGATATTACTCGTTCTTCTCAATCAAGTTGATGCCGTAAGCTTCTATAGTATCCAGCGCTGTAAAGGTCACAAACAAGCATTATAAGTGTTAACATCTGCAATGTATGGCGttagaatttttatttctatttttattcttttttccaTCTTACCTGATGCAAAATCCTTCTCAAaagagaataatgaaaaagaagtgaatacaagaaaaaaatttatttagtcCATTAAAAAGGATTGCCTAATTATTGATTGTTGCAATTGGTGGCTGGTTTTGCTGATAACTATGCTGGTGGTTGAAGTTGTCCTTACGTGCAACATTTATATGTATGCCagaggaaaataaaaaagaaaaagaaaagaaattatcaTCCGGTCACCTGGAATGTATACTTCAGGTTCCAAAGGCCTTAAGACACCTCTAGTCTGAATTTTCTTTGTCAGTAGAAGCTGCAAAAACCATATATAATTAACTCACCAACAACGTTTATTTTAGTAACATGAAAGACCAAGAATGAAGCGGAGAGTACCAGCGCTCCAATTGCTACCGGAATACCAACAGTAAGGGCCATGGCACTTGTTGTTTTGCCATTGACAGTCTTACCAAATTCAAGCAAAGTTGCTCTGTGTTTCTTGGTAATTTGACTCTCCGGGTATTCTACCTCCACTTCATGGTATAAAAGCACCATATCCTGATTACAAATCAGATATTAATGTCTATGGTTATTTGCCGATGCATTTATTCATGTTGGAAAAATCGTATACTGGAAACTTTAACTCTCGGTAAACGACACTTGGTTCTTCTTAATGGCAGATGAACTTGGTAGACTCAAATGGCGGAAATACGAACTAACAGAAGTATACCTTCTCTGTACCGGCATAGGATAACCTCTCTTCCATGCGGAAACATGCAACGTCAAATGCACTTTGGCAGGAAGTTGGGATTTCTTCTTGCTCAAGAAGTCCTAAGGATCTATATCCAAGAAGATAggtgaaaatgaaaatattccAAATGAAAAGATAAATAGAGGTATAAAAAACTTACATGAGTGTTTTTGCTGTATTCACTGCAGTACTTTGTTCTTTGCAATGTCCTAGTGTTAATATCCTTTCAATAATTTCCTTCTCTCCTATCATTGGTTCTTCTGGATCTTCACTTGCAACATCTAGAAGTTTGAGCAAGAATTTTCTGAAAGTTGGTCTCTTTTCATTCTTCAACAAGGGATGAGTTTCATTATTAAAGAAACCAATCCTAGAGAGTGTTCCCATGATCTGGCTGAAACCTGTACTTCAAGCTACCATAAATAAGTTCCAGAAAGACGAGCGAACAATTTACATGCTTAAAACACTGAAAGCAAATTGGTTAATTTCATTTTGGAGACAGGACTGGTTCACCAAAAACTTGTTAATGCAGTTTAAACACATTTTTTATCGAAACATCAAACATATATAAACCATGCCTTCATAGCGGAGGGTTCCACGGAAAATGGTGGATGCTTCAGATCCTATGCCATATAAATCCCCATAAAGTAGAGAGTTACGATTTGGGAGACATTCCAAAGCAAAAGCAGGAAAGTCAGCTATCCTTATTCTTGTAGCTGAATCATAAATACTGTCCCCTGTTCCCCAAACAAAGCAGATGAAATCTTTATCAGCTAGGCTTCTTGAGGGATATTTCCAAGCATGTTGTTATTTGTCATGCATGAATACAGATTACAAAATCATTTGAAgacagaaagaaaaatgaagatagAAAATACATCCTGTTTGTTGCTTTCTTGAAATTCTAACCCAACTTACTAAAATCTTACCATCAATGTGTATAGTTTCACCACAGTATTTGTAGGTTGCAGGATTTCTCCCAGCTCGGATAGCCCCTACAGGACTCCAACTGACATAATTGATAATCAGTGAGTTCTTATGGCAACAATCATAAAATATTTCAACTACATTAAGAAGAGCAAGTTGTACTGCCGAGTTGAAAGCAAATACAAAAGTAGGATAGATTTAGAAGAACTTTTCTTTTTGGAAACATAGACTAACAGATACATGCCTCTTCTTGATCAAATCTAATTGAATCCATAATTGGTCATGTAAGTATTTACTCGAAAAGAGAGAATTCCCCAATAACATTTTTCCACAACAACCATGTTATGAAGCTATTGATTAATAAGCCGTCTTTCTCAAGTCATTAATGCAACAAACTAACATGTTCTTTTGACTAATTGTTTATCAAACCAGCCAGCTCTGAAAATACCAAAAATGTAGTTTTTATTTCTAAACCATGATGGTAAAAGACATTAAAAAATGTACCTAAATTTATATGCTAATGGATTGTTAGCAGCATCAGGAGATGGAAGTCCACCACAGTGAGAAATGAAAGACTTAATTTTCCCCTTCCGCATATGTGCTTCATTGATCATTTTCATTGCCATCATGTGATCTGGATCACCAGCCATATAATAAGAAATTCTGCGTATAGCTAGAGATATTTTCAAGCATCTAGAATTTTCAGTAACTTGTTGTTTCGGCCAATGAGTTAAGACAAAAACAAGTGAACAATTAGTTGTGAAGGGATGATTTTTTATGACATGCAATCTAGACGAAGCATTTATAATGACTTCTCTTGCAATCTTCTCAGGAAATAAGCTTATACAATAACTAAATTGGTGCAATGCCATGATCATAAATTCAAGGAATATTTCTCTCACAAGTGAAAACAAAAATCTAAACACTGTTATTTATACCATGTATATCAACATAAATGCACTAGCTTACAACTTCAATTATCAGAACAGATCTAACCTATTCCTGGATCCAATCCCATTTCCCCCAGGATAGTAATACCAGCATCTTTAGCCTTATCATTTAGCATTGACATTGAGCTATCAACATAGCTAGCAGTGACAAGATGCTTCTTCAGCTGCATCAAAAGACACATTAATTTACTTAGGTGGAAGCCTAGAACAAGGAGAGAATAATTATTTGCTAGTACTACACTTAAGAGgattaacacaaaaaataaacgTTTCTTCTAGATTCCGCCCAGAGACTTGTGTATAAAGCAATGGATCACAGTGGAAAAGATTTCCTAACATTACTTCTATTGTTGCCTTATCATCTGTTATACGCATGCTTTATCCAAAAGCTGCAtagttttatttctttcttctgaAAACAATACATAGTATTCCAGTTCAATCTTGAATAGTTAACATAAAATACTGTAAATCACCTCAATGCAAGCATTTGCAACATTAATGTGACAACTAGCAGGGAGCAAGCTTATAACAACATCAACCTGCAgacatatataaagaaaaaatgtcAAGGTTAATCCGCCATCAAATACccccaagaacacaaaatagaTATCGATGtgtaaaatcctaaaatcctagtcTTCATTGACACATCAGAAAGCAATATTTAGAAATCTAAAGCTGCTTTTTCCAGCCAACTGCCATTTCAATCTCTTGTAAGAATCTCTCTTAAAGAATCAATTAAGATAACTGCATAATTATTTCCAAAATGACAATTATACCTGTGAAACATACTTATAAAGATTTTCATGATCCATCACATCAAGCTGAACTCCTCTTACATTTGGGATGCCTTTAACAATCTGCACTGATATTCTGATATCAGATCAACTATTCTTATGCAAAAACCAGTTCGGCTTCAATAATAGAACTAATGCAAAGGTAAATATTTTAGtaggaaataaaaagaaaagaacctGTTCTGCATCCTTCAGGTAGAGAGATCCGAGAATGACTTCAACTTCAGTTAGATCCTCAAAATCATCTTCAAGCAATGTCTTATACCATTGGCTGGATGAAATCCTTCCAATTGATGATAACACTTCGGCAGCTGGTTGACAGACCCTACCAGCACCAAGAATTAAAACTGCTGACTTCTTTTTTGAGTCAGGCACCTTATTTATGCCATTCTCTTTGACTTCACCTAGCCTAAGTGAAATTTTGCTTGGATCTTGATTTAAAAATCCATGATCTTCATTAGGATTAGCAAGAGATGTTAGAGAATCAATTATTTGATCCAGAACAGCCTTATCATCTGCTCCAACCTGTTGaaaaccaatcacattaatgcATCATTAATCAATAC is part of the Arachis duranensis cultivar V14167 chromosome 1, aradu.V14167.gnm2.J7QH, whole genome shotgun sequence genome and encodes:
- the LOC107495860 gene encoding uncharacterized protein LOC107495860, whose translation is MFKLKNSQFPVRFLFQQALYNKNQNQHKILMAYLAGYDPCSHLSKSFSHYHSLPSSSDRGSYLSFPFLPNLVYANVFGVGRSNGFSLRGCSFDTSGGSSNRNDKIVVKANARPRIVARPLQPFLADFEQGNSVRNDGLDTTLIGASANGTPTKLVSYRDHHLSQKVVVAVDVDEVLGNFVSALNKFIADRYSSSYSVSEYHVYEFCKIWNCSRDEADIRVHEFFKTPYFKTGIHPLPGAQKAIQKLSRFCSLSVVTSRQNVIKDHTIQWIEKNFPGLFHEIHFGNHFALDGVSRPKSEICRSLNAKVLIDDNPRYALECAEAGIRVLLFDYENSYPWAKNESVDQHPLVTKVKNWGEVEQQLLSLISS
- the LOC107495845 gene encoding alpha-aminoadipic semialdehyde synthase, which gives rise to MLGNGVVGILAESVNKWERRAPLTPTHCARLLHGGGGVSRIIVQPSTKRIHHDALYEEVGCEISHDLSQCGLILGIKQPKLEMILPDRAYAFFSHTHKAQKENMPLLDKILTERASLYDYELITGDNGKRLLAFGNFAGRAGMIDFLRGLGQRFLSLGYSTPFLSLGSSYMYPSLAAAKAAVISIGEEIATQGLPLGICPLVFVFTGSGNVCLGAQEIFKLLPHTFVDPSKLSNLHEADADHLHHPSKRVFQVYGCIVTAKDIVEPKDPTKVFDKADYYAHPEHYNPIFHEKVAPYASVIVNCMYWEQRFPRLLSTEQTKDLVRKGCPLVGIADITCDIGGSLEFVNRTTSIDSPFFRYDPLKNSYHDDDLEGNGVLCLAVDILPTEFAVEASQHFGNILSRFVINLASTSDITSLPAHLRRACIAYGGALTPLFEYIPRMRKSESPEEVSDNLADSLSRKRRYNILISLTGHLFDKFLINEALDTIEAAGGSFHLVKCHVGQCADDISSSELEVGADDKAVLDQIIDSLTSLANPNEDHGFLNQDPSKISLRLGEVKENGINKVPDSKKKSAVLILGAGRVCQPAAEVLSSIGRISSSQWYKTLLEDDFEDLTEVEVILGSLYLKDAEQIVKGIPNVRGVQLDVMDHENLYKYVSQVDVVISLLPASCHINVANACIELKKHLVTASYVDSSMSMLNDKAKDAGITILGEMGLDPGIDHMMAMKMINEAHMRKGKIKSFISHCGGLPSPDAANNPLAYKFSWSPVGAIRAGRNPATYKYCGETIHIDGDSIYDSATRIRIADFPAFALECLPNRNSLLYGDLYGIGSEASTIFRGTLRYEGFSQIMGTLSRIGFFNNETHPLLKNEKRPTFRKFLLKLLDVASEDPEEPMIGEKEIIERILTLGHCKEQSTAVNTAKTLISLGLLEQEEIPTSCQSAFDVACFRMEERLSYAGTEKDMVLLYHEVEVEYPESQITKKHRATLLEFGKTVNGKTTSAMALTVGIPVAIGALLLLTKKIQTRGVLRPLEPEVYIPALDTIEAYGINLIEKNE